A part of Pectobacterium cacticida genomic DNA contains:
- a CDS encoding autotransporter domain-containing protein — protein sequence MTSAQLFSSNKAILLKKSVSRRSVIAAHMSLVLLVLAGCGSSGGGGGTASIAPTSPSPATPTTPTTPETPISSAVKVGIIDSGLEAGRPEFNYSHLHFSTFVGDNTQVNDNQGVNGHGTLVALALAGLATEKSVGGIAQDSELYIAQTSLNNRISHQNTTQAVNWLLGSGVKIINMSYAADARLTTTEAFNRAKDNPDYRLIRDELKSIVNAEALSIVATGNDAGSVPSPNTQIPLIFGESALQKGILAVTGYIPEWVGQDGTERPAELYLFDKCGNAAAYCMSAPGYVDYPLANSDTIERSHGTSFATPRVTGGASRVNAIYPWMTGYNLQQTLLTTATYHTDGYTRYDAENAYYEIIKDSDGNITGSIFHPAYISVADTANGRPYNDTFGWGDLNVDKAMKGPAMFYADNFTARLTAGDYTFANDISGDYGLIVNGANNAGGVLHLTGSNTYRGDTLITANSLFIDGSIAGNASVSGSGTLAGKGRIGGNVSNTGTVATTTVGGLTVAGNYTQGSSGLLSVTLATPFTVEGRAALDGGLRVGLPNNTYVVQAQETLLHSHQGISGTFSNLDLGLFLTGNLTYGSNDVIGAFSRLNTVDAVTASGLSSAAQLQTAANIESALQVADRWSSQSSTSAQQSGLLAQATAFQRLGSASAAAIALDSLSGQAHASSNAILFNSLDYQNQLLNNRLDLLGREKSYGLWIETGKLRGDLKQSGYLGNHYDITLTAIGADTDFGAPGLRAGIAYTNSQIKADYDGSGGSSENELHGVMSYARYNLTPEWYVQGNLSYQRGHDKLKRAILLGNVEAVSSRTSSDSWQGLLKTGYDLALNDIFSVQPYAGLKYSHLSTGGFTDTGSALGLTGEGDDYSRTVGLTGVNLRALLQWNQGWWSSVGLSGEYQHAFSNPSLDVSARWRGLGREGERLNIPGIRLDKDSQWAGVRLDVGKAADARFFLRADKHFADRGNEEVLRGGVDVSF from the coding sequence ATGACATCAGCACAGCTATTTTCATCAAATAAAGCCATCTTGTTAAAAAAGAGCGTATCCAGGCGGTCAGTCATCGCTGCCCATATGAGTCTTGTGTTACTGGTATTGGCTGGCTGCGGCAGTAGCGGAGGCGGTGGTGGAACCGCCAGCATCGCGCCGACGTCGCCCTCTCCCGCCACGCCAACCACACCCACCACGCCGGAAACGCCGATATCTTCTGCCGTTAAAGTCGGAATTATCGACTCTGGTTTGGAAGCAGGCCGCCCAGAATTTAATTACAGCCATCTGCACTTTTCAACGTTTGTCGGCGATAACACTCAAGTTAACGATAATCAGGGAGTGAATGGGCACGGCACACTGGTAGCTCTGGCGCTAGCAGGCCTTGCAACGGAAAAATCTGTGGGCGGCATTGCGCAGGATAGCGAACTTTATATTGCGCAAACATCGTTAAATAACCGTATTAGTCACCAAAACACCACCCAAGCCGTAAATTGGCTGCTCGGTTCAGGTGTGAAAATTATTAATATGTCCTACGCTGCCGATGCACGATTGACGACGACCGAAGCATTTAACCGTGCCAAAGATAATCCTGACTACCGCTTAATTCGTGACGAATTAAAAAGCATCGTCAATGCTGAAGCGCTGAGTATTGTCGCTACAGGAAATGATGCGGGTTCAGTACCGTCACCGAATACCCAAATTCCACTCATTTTTGGTGAAAGCGCGTTGCAAAAGGGTATTTTGGCCGTGACGGGTTATATTCCAGAATGGGTTGGGCAAGACGGAACAGAACGTCCTGCTGAACTTTACCTTTTTGATAAATGTGGCAACGCCGCCGCTTACTGCATGAGCGCGCCAGGTTATGTCGATTACCCTCTGGCCAACAGCGACACAATAGAGCGAAGTCACGGTACGTCGTTTGCAACGCCGCGTGTTACCGGAGGGGCGTCACGCGTCAACGCGATTTACCCATGGATGACCGGCTACAACCTCCAACAAACGTTGCTCACTACCGCGACCTACCACACCGATGGATATACGCGCTACGACGCAGAAAATGCTTACTATGAAATCATCAAAGACAGCGATGGCAATATTACCGGGAGTATCTTTCATCCCGCCTATATTTCCGTCGCTGACACCGCCAACGGCCGTCCTTATAACGACACTTTTGGCTGGGGCGATCTCAACGTCGATAAGGCGATGAAAGGCCCGGCGATGTTTTATGCCGATAACTTCACCGCTCGCTTAACGGCGGGCGACTACACGTTTGCTAACGATATCAGCGGTGATTACGGCCTGATTGTCAACGGCGCCAACAATGCGGGCGGCGTTCTGCATTTAACCGGCAGTAACACCTATAGAGGCGACACGCTGATTACCGCCAACAGCCTGTTCATTGACGGCTCAATCGCGGGTAACGCCAGCGTGTCCGGCTCCGGCACGCTGGCAGGCAAAGGACGTATTGGCGGCAATGTAAGTAACACCGGGACCGTTGCTACCACCACGGTAGGCGGGCTGACCGTCGCAGGCAATTACACGCAGGGCAGTTCCGGCCTGCTGAGCGTAACGTTAGCCACCCCATTCACCGTTGAAGGCCGCGCAGCGCTGGATGGTGGGCTGCGTGTTGGTTTGCCTAATAATACCTATGTCGTTCAGGCACAAGAAACGCTCTTGCACAGTCATCAGGGCATTAGCGGCACGTTCAGTAATCTCGACCTCGGCCTGTTCCTGACCGGCAACCTAACCTACGGCAGTAACGATGTGATCGGCGCTTTCAGCCGTCTGAATACCGTTGATGCGGTAACCGCCAGCGGCTTAAGCAGTGCTGCACAGTTGCAAACGGCGGCCAATATCGAGTCAGCATTACAGGTCGCTGACCGTTGGTCTTCCCAATCGTCAACGTCCGCACAACAATCCGGTTTGCTGGCGCAGGCCACAGCGTTTCAACGGTTAGGTAGCGCGAGCGCCGCCGCCATTGCGCTGGATTCATTGTCCGGTCAGGCGCATGCGTCCAGCAACGCCATCCTGTTTAACAGCCTGGATTATCAAAATCAGTTGCTGAACAACCGTCTGGATTTATTGGGAAGAGAGAAAAGCTACGGCCTGTGGATTGAGACGGGCAAGTTGCGCGGTGACCTGAAACAGTCCGGCTATCTGGGCAACCATTACGACATCACGCTGACCGCCATCGGCGCAGATACCGATTTCGGCGCGCCAGGGTTACGCGCCGGGATTGCCTATACCAACAGTCAGATCAAAGCCGACTACGACGGTAGTGGCGGCAGCAGTGAGAATGAGCTGCACGGGGTGATGAGCTATGCCCGTTATAACCTCACGCCAGAATGGTACGTTCAGGGAAATCTGAGCTATCAGCGCGGCCACGATAAGCTGAAGCGCGCTATCCTGTTGGGCAATGTCGAGGCCGTTTCCAGCCGCACCTCAAGCGATAGCTGGCAGGGTCTGCTCAAAACGGGCTACGATCTGGCGCTCAACGATATCTTTAGCGTGCAGCCCTATGCCGGGCTCAAATACAGCCACCTGTCTACTGGCGGCTTTACAGACACCGGCAGCGCACTCGGCCTGACGGGAGAAGGCGACGACTATTCTCGCACCGTTGGCCTGACGGGAGTGAACCTGAGAGCGCTGCTGCAATGGAATCAGGGATGGTGGAGCAGCGTCGGCCTTAGCGGAGAATATCAACACGCGTTTAGCAACCCGTCGCTCGACGTTTCCGCTCGCTGGCGCGGGCTTGGCCGTGAAGGAGAGCGTCTCAATATTCCGGGCATTCGACTGGATAAAGACTCGCAGTGGGCGGGCGTGAGGCTGGACGTGGGTAAAGCCGCCGATGCCCGTTTCTTCCTGCGTGCTGACAAACACTTTGCCGATCGCGGTAACGAAGAAGTGCTGCGCGGCGGGGTTGACGTTTCCTTCTGA
- a CDS encoding acetyl-CoA C-acetyltransferase, with protein sequence MNDSVVIVSAKRTAIGKFAGSLANTSAIEMASATIRDCLSTLPDTLAIDEVILGNVLQAGLGQNPAHQASHAAGLSVETPSLTVSKVCGSGLKAVVLGAQSILSGDNQVCVTGGMENMSAAPYLLEKARHGYRMGNGKLIDIMINDGLWCAFNDYHMGTTAENIAERYQLTREDQDRVALASQQKAVAAIEAGRFNAEITPLTLRNKKETRIFDRDEYPRADTTLASLAALRPAFSANGTVTAGNASGINDAAATLVLMRESEATKQGITPLARIRSWASAGVPSEVMGLGPIPATQKALIKAGLTISDIDLIEANEAFAAQFLAVQRDLQLDPEKVNVNGGAIALGHPIGASGARILVTLVHALHSYNKTLGLATLCIGGGQGIAMIVERV encoded by the coding sequence ATGAACGACTCCGTTGTTATTGTTTCAGCCAAACGCACCGCGATTGGCAAATTCGCAGGTAGCCTGGCGAACACTTCCGCGATTGAAATGGCATCCGCGACTATTCGTGACTGCCTGTCGACGTTACCGGACACATTAGCGATCGATGAGGTCATCCTCGGCAACGTACTGCAAGCTGGGCTGGGGCAAAACCCCGCGCATCAGGCCAGTCACGCTGCTGGACTTTCCGTAGAAACGCCATCGCTCACCGTTAGTAAAGTGTGCGGTTCGGGTCTGAAAGCCGTGGTGCTGGGGGCACAGTCTATTCTGTCCGGCGATAATCAGGTTTGCGTGACGGGCGGAATGGAGAACATGAGTGCCGCGCCTTACTTGTTGGAAAAAGCACGGCACGGTTACCGCATGGGGAACGGCAAACTCATCGACATCATGATCAACGATGGTTTGTGGTGTGCGTTTAACGATTATCACATGGGCACCACGGCGGAAAATATCGCCGAACGTTACCAGCTCACACGTGAAGATCAGGATCGGGTGGCGCTGGCCTCTCAGCAGAAAGCCGTCGCGGCGATCGAGGCCGGTCGTTTCAACGCTGAAATCACCCCGTTGACGTTGCGTAATAAAAAAGAGACGCGAATCTTCGATCGGGATGAATACCCGCGAGCCGATACCACGCTCGCCTCGCTTGCCGCATTACGTCCAGCGTTCTCCGCCAACGGCACCGTGACGGCTGGCAACGCATCTGGCATTAATGACGCTGCCGCGACGCTGGTGTTAATGCGTGAATCTGAAGCGACAAAACAGGGAATTACGCCATTGGCACGTATCCGTAGCTGGGCCTCTGCCGGCGTGCCGAGCGAGGTGATGGGGTTAGGGCCAATTCCGGCGACGCAGAAAGCCCTGATCAAGGCCGGGTTAACGATTAGCGATATTGACCTTATTGAAGCGAATGAAGCCTTTGCCGCACAGTTTCTGGCCGTACAGCGCGATCTTCAGCTCGACCCGGAAAAAGTGAATGTTAACGGCGGCGCGATCGCACTGGGCCATCCTATTGGCGCGAGCGGTGCGCGTATCCTCGTCACACTGGTCCACGCGCTGCACAGTTATAACAAAACGCTGGGGCTAGCAACGCTATGTATCGGCGGCGGGCAAGGTATCGCGATGATCGTCGAGCGCGTGTAG
- a CDS encoding 3-oxoacid CoA-transferase subunit B translates to MDAKELIARRVALELKNGDVVNLGIGLPTKVANYVPHGVEVTFQSENGFLGLGPVTEPDSNLVNAGGQPCGMVPGAAMFDSAFSFALIRGGHVDVCVLGGLQVDEHGSLANWMVPGKMVPGMGGAMDLVVGAKKVIIALEHCAKNGDAKLLHRCTYPLTAVNKVSMVVTELAVFQFINQHMVLTEISPDITLDALRQKTEANFIVSADVKPFSIH, encoded by the coding sequence ATGGATGCGAAAGAATTAATCGCTCGCCGCGTCGCGCTGGAGTTGAAAAACGGCGACGTGGTGAATCTGGGAATTGGTCTACCCACCAAAGTCGCGAATTACGTACCACACGGCGTTGAAGTCACCTTCCAATCTGAGAATGGTTTTTTGGGATTGGGCCCGGTGACCGAGCCGGATAGCAACCTGGTCAACGCCGGAGGTCAGCCATGCGGCATGGTGCCGGGCGCGGCGATGTTTGACAGCGCGTTTTCCTTTGCGCTGATTCGCGGTGGTCACGTCGATGTCTGCGTGCTGGGCGGTTTGCAAGTTGATGAACACGGTAGCCTCGCCAACTGGATGGTGCCCGGAAAAATGGTACCCGGCATGGGCGGCGCCATGGATCTGGTCGTCGGCGCGAAGAAGGTGATTATTGCCCTTGAGCACTGTGCCAAAAATGGCGACGCGAAACTATTGCACCGGTGCACCTACCCGCTAACTGCCGTCAATAAAGTCAGCATGGTCGTTACCGAATTAGCCGTCTTCCAGTTTATCAACCAGCACATGGTGCTGACTGAAATCAGCCCTGACATCACCTTAGACGCACTGCGCCAAAAAACCGAGGCGAACTTCATCGTGTCCGCCGATGTAAAACCCTTCAGCATCCATTAA
- the atoD gene encoding acetate CoA-transferase subunit alpha: MNNKVIDAHQFRNYLFDGMTIMFGGFMGIGTPKLLVDEIIKAGVSHLTLIGNDTGFVDTGVGPLIANGQVKKVIASHIGTNPETGRRMLSGEMDVELVPQGTLAERIRSGGAGLGGFLTPTGVGTIVEENKQKITINDITYLLELPIKADLALLQAGIADTSGNLIYHLTARNFNPLIALAAKKVVAQCEQIVPVGQLSPECIVTPAALVDHLYLGEQ, encoded by the coding sequence ATGAATAATAAAGTCATTGATGCCCACCAATTCCGCAATTATTTATTCGACGGAATGACAATTATGTTCGGTGGGTTTATGGGCATCGGAACACCGAAATTATTGGTAGATGAGATCATAAAAGCTGGCGTTTCTCATTTAACACTCATTGGCAATGATACCGGGTTTGTCGATACTGGCGTTGGGCCACTCATTGCTAATGGCCAGGTTAAAAAAGTCATCGCTTCACATATTGGCACCAACCCGGAAACCGGACGCCGCATGCTTTCTGGCGAAATGGACGTCGAACTGGTGCCGCAAGGAACGTTAGCAGAGCGTATTCGCAGCGGCGGCGCGGGTCTTGGTGGTTTTTTAACGCCGACTGGCGTGGGTACGATCGTTGAAGAAAATAAACAGAAAATAACCATTAATGATATTACCTATTTATTAGAGTTGCCTATTAAGGCGGATCTCGCGTTATTACAGGCCGGTATTGCCGACACCAGCGGAAATCTGATTTATCACCTCACCGCCCGTAATTTCAACCCACTCATTGCGCTCGCGGCAAAGAAAGTCGTTGCGCAATGCGAACAAATTGTTCCGGTTGGTCAATTGTCTCCGGAATGTATTGTCACACCGGCAGCACTGGTCGATCACCTTTATTTGGGAGAGCAATAA
- a CDS encoding AtuA-related protein: protein MKLREIAHSRTGDKGNTSNISLIAYRPEDYAELKEKVTAEKVKAWFADIVTGDVVRFEIPSIGALNFVMYGALGGGVTRSLALDMHGKGLSSAILDMDI, encoded by the coding sequence ATGAAACTACGTGAAATAGCACACTCCCGTACTGGCGATAAAGGCAACACGTCCAATATTTCGTTAATCGCTTACCGGCCGGAAGACTATGCCGAGTTGAAAGAAAAAGTGACGGCAGAAAAAGTGAAGGCCTGGTTCGCCGATATCGTAACCGGTGATGTTGTCCGCTTTGAAATACCCAGTATCGGCGCACTAAACTTCGTCATGTATGGCGCTCTCGGCGGTGGCGTTACGCGCTCGCTGGCGCTTGACATGCACGGCAAAGGATTAAGTTCAGCCATATTAGATATGGATATTTAA
- a CDS encoding acyclic terpene utilization AtuA family protein codes for MKTLRIGSGAGYAGDRIEPAVELAQKGDIHYLVFECLAERTIAIGQKQKQQNPEKGYNELLADRMHAVLPICLEKGIKIITNMGSANPVAAGQRVLEIAKSLGAHKLKIAIVTGDDVHSVLIAQDSKLDEIGQPVSRCGKDIISANAYLGADALVEALRQGADVIIAGRVSDPSLFLSAMMYEFNWAADDWDRLGKGTCIGHLLECAGQITGGYYADPGIKDIPNLERLGFPIAEISEDGHAVITKVEGSGGCVCVDTCKEQLLYEIHRPDSYITPDVIADFSHVTFTQDGENRVRVQGATGRAKTDTLKVSVGYQDGFIGEGEISYAGPGAVARGRLALDIVKGRFALCQINFQEVRYDLIGVDALHGAQRSKSSAPYEVRARVAARCTSRAQAVKVGNEVETLYTNGPAGGGGVNKSVKEILAMDSTLLARSFVTPAVDYLEIK; via the coding sequence ATGAAGACACTTCGTATTGGTTCCGGCGCCGGCTATGCTGGCGATCGTATCGAACCCGCTGTAGAACTCGCGCAAAAAGGCGACATTCACTATCTGGTATTCGAATGCCTGGCAGAGCGCACTATTGCCATTGGCCAAAAGCAGAAACAGCAGAATCCAGAAAAAGGCTACAACGAGCTGCTGGCTGACCGCATGCACGCCGTGCTGCCAATCTGTCTGGAAAAAGGCATCAAGATCATCACCAATATGGGATCGGCGAACCCTGTCGCCGCGGGCCAACGTGTGCTGGAAATCGCTAAATCACTCGGCGCACATAAACTGAAGATTGCCATCGTGACCGGTGACGATGTGCACTCAGTGCTGATCGCACAGGATTCCAAATTGGATGAGATCGGCCAGCCGGTTTCACGCTGTGGTAAAGACATTATTTCCGCTAATGCCTATCTGGGCGCTGATGCATTAGTAGAAGCGCTGCGTCAGGGCGCGGATGTCATTATTGCGGGCCGCGTTTCCGATCCGTCACTGTTTCTGTCCGCCATGATGTATGAATTCAATTGGGCGGCTGATGACTGGGATCGTCTGGGGAAAGGCACCTGTATTGGTCACCTCCTGGAATGCGCAGGCCAAATCACTGGCGGTTACTATGCCGACCCCGGCATTAAAGATATCCCGAATCTTGAGCGGTTAGGCTTCCCGATCGCGGAAATTAGCGAAGATGGTCATGCAGTAATTACCAAAGTTGAGGGTTCAGGCGGTTGCGTTTGTGTGGACACCTGCAAGGAGCAACTGCTATATGAAATTCACCGTCCCGATAGCTATATCACCCCAGACGTCATTGCCGATTTCAGTCATGTCACTTTTACGCAGGACGGTGAGAATCGCGTACGTGTTCAGGGTGCCACCGGACGCGCTAAGACCGATACGCTAAAAGTCTCTGTTGGTTATCAGGATGGATTCATCGGCGAAGGCGAAATCTCTTACGCTGGCCCTGGCGCCGTAGCGCGTGGCCGCCTGGCGCTGGATATTGTTAAAGGGCGTTTTGCGCTGTGTCAGATTAACTTTCAGGAAGTGCGCTATGACCTGATCGGCGTTGATGCCCTGCATGGCGCACAACGTTCTAAAAGCAGCGCGCCCTATGAGGTACGCGCGCGCGTCGCGGCACGTTGCACCTCCAGAGCACAGGCGGTGAAAGTGGGCAATGAAGTGGAGACGCTCTACACCAACGGCCCCGCAGGCGGCGGCGGCGTTAATAAATCCGTAAAAGAAATACTGGCGATGGATTCTACTCTGCTGGCTCGTTCCTTCGTCACCCCCGCCGTTGATTACCTGGAGATTAAATAA
- a CDS encoding CitMHS family transporter, with protein MLALIGVLTIATLLFFIMTKRMSPLVALIVIPVLGALAAGSGTDTAKYVVDGITKLAPMAAMFVFAIAFFGVVTDAGMFDPIIKGILRMVGTSPVKIIIGTGVLALIAHLDGNGAVTFLITIPAMLPLFNKLGMDKRILVGITALSAGVNFLPWTGPMIRAAAALNTTTHDLFIPLIPAQLCGLTFMVLMGYYWGKKEEKRLGLAAGNPLAGSSPTIAPEVHVKELSDAEKALRRPKMFWVNIALVLAVIGTMVFTRISPTVAFMIALTLALMFNYPNVEMQKERINAHAKAALMMASILFAAGAFTGIMGGSGMLKAMSLAAVNFVPESFASHIPFIVGLIAMPLSLVFDPDSYYFGIMPVIAHTVDMLGIPPIQVAQASVLGQMTTGFPVSPLTPATFLLVSLAGVDLADHQKFSIPVLWAASVIMTFVCVLFGVFPL; from the coding sequence ATGCTAGCTCTCATCGGGGTGCTAACCATAGCCACCTTGCTCTTTTTTATCATGACAAAACGAATGTCACCTCTGGTCGCACTTATTGTCATTCCCGTTCTCGGCGCTCTCGCAGCAGGAAGTGGCACCGATACGGCGAAATATGTGGTGGATGGTATTACTAAGCTGGCGCCGATGGCGGCAATGTTTGTTTTTGCCATTGCGTTCTTCGGCGTAGTAACCGATGCCGGCATGTTTGATCCTATCATTAAAGGTATCTTACGCATGGTCGGCACCAGTCCGGTAAAGATCATTATCGGTACGGGCGTATTGGCGCTGATTGCGCATCTGGATGGTAATGGTGCCGTCACCTTCCTCATCACCATTCCAGCAATGCTACCGCTTTTTAACAAACTCGGTATGGACAAACGTATTCTGGTCGGCATTACCGCACTCAGCGCGGGCGTTAATTTCCTGCCGTGGACCGGGCCGATGATCCGCGCCGCTGCGGCGTTAAATACGACAACGCACGACCTCTTTATTCCGCTCATTCCTGCGCAACTCTGCGGCCTGACCTTTATGGTGCTCATGGGCTATTACTGGGGCAAGAAAGAAGAAAAACGTCTGGGATTGGCAGCGGGAAATCCGCTGGCAGGCAGCTCGCCGACCATCGCGCCTGAAGTGCATGTTAAAGAGTTAAGTGATGCGGAGAAAGCGCTGCGTCGTCCGAAGATGTTCTGGGTCAATATTGCCTTGGTACTAGCCGTTATCGGCACGATGGTATTTACCCGAATTTCGCCGACGGTCGCCTTCATGATCGCGCTAACGCTGGCGCTGATGTTCAACTATCCCAACGTTGAAATGCAGAAAGAGCGTATTAATGCCCATGCTAAAGCCGCATTAATGATGGCCAGTATCCTGTTTGCCGCAGGCGCGTTCACGGGCATCATGGGCGGTTCTGGTATGTTGAAAGCCATGTCGCTCGCGGCCGTTAACTTCGTACCTGAATCCTTTGCCTCCCACATCCCGTTTATCGTCGGCCTGATCGCTATGCCACTGAGTTTGGTATTCGACCCGGATTCATACTATTTCGGCATCATGCCCGTGATTGCCCACACCGTGGACATGTTAGGTATTCCACCGATTCAGGTAGCTCAGGCGTCCGTCCTCGGCCAGATGACCACGGGTTTCCCGGTCAGCCCGTTAACCCCAGCCACTTTCCTACTGGTCAGCCTGGCAGGCGTTGACCTCGCCGACCACCAAAAATTCTCTATCCCTGTGCTCTGGGCCGCAAGCGTCATCATGACGTTCGTCTGCGTTCTCTTCGGCGTCTTTCCCTTATAG
- a CDS encoding LysR family transcriptional regulator yields MNLSIKQLRAFIALTETDNFTRAAQKINLSQPAFSSLIAGLEEEVGYRLFDRDTRKVQLNADGLHFIDIARRLVQTHDDAVDEIKSYATGYKGKIVLAILPSMAVEWLPQVLAQYHRVYPKIKVELLDTQWDRCLKAVLDGSADLALTAGQPSAGTFSSRMLFADRFYLICHHSHPLAQRESVDVADVVAYPFVGFCKGTSIRQYTDRLIEPEGGTYILEVRQLTTMMGLVAANYGVSIVTGLTLFQFQHKDIAIVPFRDLSLQRGIYLVTDKARQLSVCAKEFYDFLLERAENFIPAA; encoded by the coding sequence ATGAACTTATCGATAAAACAATTACGCGCTTTTATCGCGTTGACAGAAACGGATAATTTCACGAGAGCCGCGCAGAAAATAAATCTTTCACAGCCAGCATTTAGTTCATTAATTGCGGGGCTGGAGGAGGAAGTCGGCTATCGGTTATTCGACCGTGATACACGTAAAGTGCAGCTCAATGCCGATGGCCTTCATTTCATTGATATTGCCCGTCGTTTGGTACAAACCCATGATGATGCTGTTGATGAAATTAAATCTTACGCTACCGGATATAAAGGGAAGATTGTGCTGGCAATACTGCCATCAATGGCGGTGGAGTGGTTGCCTCAGGTGCTAGCGCAATACCACCGCGTGTACCCTAAGATTAAGGTTGAGCTACTGGATACGCAGTGGGATCGTTGTCTGAAAGCGGTATTGGATGGAAGCGCCGATCTGGCGCTGACGGCGGGCCAGCCGTCGGCAGGAACGTTTAGCTCCCGTATGCTGTTTGCCGACAGATTTTATCTTATCTGTCATCATTCCCATCCGTTGGCGCAGCGCGAAAGTGTTGATGTCGCTGATGTGGTGGCGTACCCGTTTGTCGGATTCTGTAAAGGCACCAGTATCCGGCAATATACCGATCGGCTTATCGAGCCAGAAGGGGGGACTTATATACTGGAGGTGCGTCAACTGACAACTATGATGGGGCTGGTGGCGGCTAATTATGGCGTGAGTATTGTTACGGGGCTGACGCTGTTCCAGTTCCAGCACAAAGATATTGCGATTGTCCCGTTTCGGGATTTATCGCTACAGCGCGGCATTTATCTGGTAACGGACAAAGCGCGCCAGCTTTCAGTGTGTGCGAAAGAATTTTATGATTTTCTGCTGGAACGAGCCGAAAATTTTATTCCCGCCGCGTGA
- a CDS encoding YpfN family protein — translation MEWLADYWWIILIILVGMLINGIKELRNVDHTRFLLNKPKLPPHRDNNDKWDDEDDNWPKKKP, via the coding sequence ATGGAATGGTTGGCTGATTACTGGTGGATAATCCTGATTATCCTGGTAGGAATGCTGATTAATGGCATAAAAGAGTTGCGTAACGTTGACCATACGCGTTTTCTGCTTAACAAACCGAAACTGCCCCCACATCGTGACAACAACGATAAATGGGATGATGAAGACGACAATTGGCCAAAGAAAAAGCCCTGA
- a CDS encoding M15 family metallopeptidase, giving the protein MMTPAMLTGKSDQHLIALDRHHRLQPEAATAFRALQQAAKTAGFNLQPASSFRDFARQRQIWNSKFRGERPVMDANSQPLDVSSLGEGERCEVILRWSAMPGASRHHWGSDLDIYDPDLLPAGGSLQLAPWEYEDGGYFSALNAWMSAHMHEYGFYRPYAHDLGGVAVEPWHISYYPLAKYAAEQLTPDLLLTAWQDEDIAGYAWLCQHLPQLFTRYIHNVDEA; this is encoded by the coding sequence ATGATGACGCCAGCAATGTTAACCGGGAAAAGCGACCAACATCTGATCGCGCTTGACCGTCACCATCGGCTTCAACCCGAGGCGGCAACGGCGTTTCGGGCACTGCAACAGGCGGCGAAGACGGCAGGATTCAACTTGCAGCCTGCAAGTTCGTTTCGCGATTTCGCCCGCCAACGTCAGATCTGGAACAGCAAGTTTCGCGGCGAGCGTCCCGTGATGGATGCAAACAGCCAGCCTCTGGATGTGTCCTCTTTGGGCGAAGGCGAGCGCTGTGAAGTGATTCTACGCTGGTCAGCCATGCCCGGTGCCAGCCGTCACCATTGGGGCAGTGATTTGGATATCTACGATCCCGATTTATTACCCGCTGGCGGTTCGCTCCAACTGGCGCCATGGGAATATGAAGATGGCGGCTATTTTTCTGCGTTGAACGCATGGATGAGTGCGCACATGCATGAATACGGTTTTTATCGGCCCTATGCGCACGATCTTGGCGGTGTCGCAGTCGAACCCTGGCATATTAGCTATTATCCCTTAGCAAAATATGCGGCAGAACAGCTAACGCCCGACCTCTTGCTTACCGCCTGGCAAGATGAAGATATCGCTGGCTACGCTTGGCTTTGCCAACACTTGCCACAGCTGTTTACTCGTTACATTCATAACGTTGATGAGGCATGA